The following are from one region of the Vicinamibacteria bacterium genome:
- a CDS encoding DoxX family protein, which yields MDSRTLRESTTIKAMSIFLGVVYLFTGGLKLAGMEMMIESFRGWGYSVTFMYVIGVLEVAGAVMLLTSRMRVYGATLISILMIGAVFTHLRAGEWMMVPGPMIMLALAATVGWAERTAASYLREGHV from the coding sequence TGAGAGAAAGCACCACCATCAAGGCGATGTCGATTTTTCTCGGCGTCGTGTACCTGTTCACCGGTGGGCTGAAGTTGGCCGGCATGGAGATGATGATCGAGAGCTTCCGCGGCTGGGGCTACTCCGTTACGTTCATGTACGTCATCGGAGTGCTGGAGGTCGCCGGCGCCGTCATGCTGCTTACGTCCCGTATGCGAGTTTACGGGGCAACGCTGATCTCGATCTTGATGATCGGAGCCGTCTTCACCCATCTGCGTGCGGGAGAGTGGATGATGGTGCCAGGACCGATGATCATGCTCGCTCTGGCGGCAACGGTCGGGTGGGCCGAACGCACCGCCGCCTCATATCTACGAGAAGGTCACGTCTGA